One Littorina saxatilis isolate snail1 linkage group LG10, US_GU_Lsax_2.0, whole genome shotgun sequence DNA window includes the following coding sequences:
- the LOC138977863 gene encoding uncharacterized protein gives MVFDRRKKKTPLLPLTISGENVEQVDSFKFLGVTISNDLSWAVHTDLSVKKAHQRLYFLRQLRKFKVSSSIMSQFYRAAVESLLTFSITVWYSSSCQFEKEKLEKVVRAASRIIGRDLPSIDSLHILRMMRKCRSIMQDPTHPAGHLFQPLLSGRRLRTLRCRTARLRNSFYPQAVLAFNNR, from the coding sequence ATGGTCTTTGACCGTAGGAAGAAAAAGACTCCCCTCTTACCACTCACCATCAGCGGTGAGAACGTAGAGCAGGTTGATTCCTTCAAATTTCTAGGGGTGACCATCTCCAATGACCTTAGCTGGGCTGTTCATACTGACCTTTCAGTAAAGAAGGCCCATCagcgtctctacttcctgagACAGCTGAGGAAGTTCAAAGTGTCCTCCTCCATCATGTCCCAGTTCTACAGGGCTGCTGTAGAGAGTCTCCTTACCTTTTCTATCACGGTTTGGTACAGCAGCTCCTGCCagtttgagaaagaaaaactggaGAAGGTCGTTAGGGCTGCCAGCAGGATCATTGGCAGAGATCTCCCCTCTATAGACTCCCTTCACATCctgcgcatgatgaggaaatgtAGGTCCATCATGCAGGATCCCACACACCCGGCTGGTCATCTCTTCCAGCCTCTGCTCTCGGGGCGCAGGCTCAGAACCCTCAGATGCCGTACGGCAAGACTCAGAAACAGTTTCTACCCCCAGGCTGTCCTGGCTTTTAATAACCGGTAA